Proteins from a single region of Ferroacidibacillus organovorans:
- the cas7c gene encoding type I-C CRISPR-associated protein Cas7/Csd2, producing the protein MTNEKLVQRRYDFVVLFDVKDGNPNGDPDAGNLPRIDAETGHGLVTDVCLKRKVRNYIGLKMDEKAPHGIFVKEKAVLNNTIEKAYVNLDINLKEPPVDPTDGKKRNKEGQGQGKEIDRAKTFMCQNFYDIRTFGAVLSTGANAGQVRGPVQLTFARSVDPIVSLEHSITRMAVTTEQEAEKQGGDNRTMGRKFTVPYGLYRSHGFVSAPLAQQTGFTEDDLELLWDALINMFEHDRSAARGLMGTRKLFIFEHSSKMGNASVQKLFDAIEITLNDKSRPARDFRDYSVTVDADQIPHGVTLIER; encoded by the coding sequence ATGACTAATGAAAAGTTGGTTCAGAGACGGTATGACTTCGTAGTTCTCTTCGATGTGAAAGACGGAAATCCAAATGGGGACCCGGATGCAGGAAATTTGCCAAGAATCGATGCGGAGACAGGTCATGGTTTAGTGACAGATGTTTGCCTCAAAAGAAAAGTGAGAAACTACATTGGTTTAAAAATGGATGAGAAAGCTCCGCACGGAATCTTTGTGAAAGAGAAGGCCGTGTTGAATAATACGATCGAAAAGGCCTACGTAAATCTGGATATCAATCTTAAGGAGCCGCCAGTAGATCCAACAGACGGTAAAAAAAGGAACAAGGAGGGACAAGGTCAAGGGAAAGAAATTGATCGTGCCAAGACATTCATGTGCCAAAACTTTTACGACATTAGGACCTTTGGGGCGGTCTTATCGACGGGTGCTAATGCTGGTCAGGTTCGTGGCCCCGTTCAATTGACGTTCGCAAGATCGGTGGATCCCATCGTTTCGCTGGAACACAGCATCACGCGTATGGCTGTTACTACAGAGCAAGAGGCAGAGAAGCAGGGCGGTGATAACCGTACGATGGGACGGAAATTTACAGTTCCATATGGACTGTATCGGTCCCACGGTTTCGTATCTGCTCCGCTTGCTCAACAGACGGGTTTCACGGAAGACGATCTCGAACTACTATGGGATGCGCTCATTAATATGTTCGAGCATGATCGCTCAGCGGCTCGCGGCTTGATGGGAACGAGGAAACTTTTCATTTTTGAGCATTCATCGAAGATGGGAAATGCTTCTGTGCAGAAGCTCTTTGACGCGATTGAGATTACGCTAAACGATAAAAGCAGGCCAGCCAGAGACTTTCGAGACTACAGTGTTACCGTAGATGCAGATCAAATTCCTCATGGTGTAACTCTGATAGAGAGATAG
- the cas4 gene encoding CRISPR-associated protein Cas4: MSDFVEEDDYLLLSGVQHMAFCERQWALIHIEQLWAENARTLEGKYLHARADDTFADETRKDLRVVRAMPIVSRSLGIRGVADVVEFHKVEAGHDDISVRLNNRMGWWQPFPIEYKRGQPKPDDRDAVQLCAQAMALEEMLDISIASGFYTTFRRGAESQ, encoded by the coding sequence ATGAGCGATTTCGTTGAAGAAGATGATTATCTGCTACTTTCGGGAGTTCAGCACATGGCGTTCTGCGAGAGACAGTGGGCACTCATTCATATTGAACAGCTGTGGGCAGAGAATGCACGTACGCTAGAGGGGAAGTACCTCCATGCGCGTGCAGACGACACGTTTGCCGATGAAACACGTAAAGATCTCAGAGTTGTTAGAGCCATGCCGATCGTATCCCGTTCTTTGGGGATACGAGGTGTGGCGGATGTGGTTGAGTTCCATAAGGTAGAAGCTGGACACGATGATATAAGTGTGCGTCTTAATAATCGAATGGGATGGTGGCAGCCCTTCCCGATTGAGTACAAGAGGGGTCAACCCAAACCGGACGACCGCGATGCAGTTCAACTCTGCGCACAAGCAATGGCATTGGAAGAGATGCTTGATATATCCATTGCATCTGGCTTCTATACTACTTTCAGACGCGGCGCAGAGAGCCAATAG